CCGTCGACCTCAGCGGCCGGCCGTTCCTCGTGTGGAAAGCCGACGTACCGAACGAACTGCTGGGCACCTTTTCGTCTCAACTGGCCGAGGAGTTTTGGCGAGCCGTGTCGTCGGCCGGGCTGATGAACCTTCACGTCATCCTGCACCACGGCCGCAACACCCACCACATCATCGAGGCCACGTTCAAGGCCGTCGCCCGCGCGCTCCGGCAGGCGGTCGAGGCCGATCCTCGCGCGGCCGGGGCGATTCCGTCCACGAAAGGCGTCCTGTAAGAGATCAGGGACGGGGCTCGGAAGTGACCAGAACAGAGGATGTCGTTTCGTGAACTTTCTGGCTCACCTTCACCTGTCTCCCGACGACCCCGAAGCCATGATCGGCAACCTGCTCGCCGACTTCGTCAAAGGGCCAGACGTGGAGAAACTGCCACCAGTCGTTCGCGCCGGCGTTCGGCAGCACCGTCTCGTGGACGGGTTCACCGACCGCCACGCGGTCGTCCACCGGAGTATCGCGCGGATCAACCGGGAATGGCACTGGTTCTCGGGCATTATCGTCGACGTGTATTACGACCACCTGCTCGCCCGAACCTGGAACCGCTATTCGACCGAGCCCCTTCGCGCGTTCGCCGATCGAGCCTACGAAGTGATCCGGCGAGGAATGTCGCTCGTTCCGGCTGACGAGGAGCCGTTTTTCCACAAATTCGTGCGGAGTGATCGTCTCGTGCAATATGCCACGACGCAAGGGATCGCGGACACACTCGCTCGAATCTCGAAAATCATCGCGGACCGGATGCCGACACGCGCCGTCCGGCTCGAACTCGCCATGCCGCTGCTTGAAAGTCTGGATGCCGAACTCGCGGTCGACTTCCACGCCTTCTATCCGACCCTGCAAGAATTCGCGACGACCGCGTTCGAAGCCCCGAACGGAAAACTGGCCTGAGCGCGTGCGGCCGCCGCGCCCCGAACAGGTATCCTGTGGGAGGCGCGGCGGGCTCGCGGCGGACGAACGATCACTACATG
This is a stretch of genomic DNA from Fimbriiglobus ruber. It encodes these proteins:
- a CDS encoding ACP phosphodiesterase produces the protein MNFLAHLHLSPDDPEAMIGNLLADFVKGPDVEKLPPVVRAGVRQHRLVDGFTDRHAVVHRSIARINREWHWFSGIIVDVYYDHLLARTWNRYSTEPLRAFADRAYEVIRRGMSLVPADEEPFFHKFVRSDRLVQYATTQGIADTLARISKIIADRMPTRAVRLELAMPLLESLDAELAVDFHAFYPTLQEFATTAFEAPNGKLA